The genomic window TGTCCCGGGATGGTAggacactgtcctgtgactACATTGACTGTCCTGGGACAGTAggacactgtcctgtgactcccaTGACTGTCCTGGGACAGTAGGATTCTggtttttcaataaaagttcattttgaattttgaccctgaaggacaagttcattgttgacgggaagacaacacgagggttaacgtGGTTCAGAAGTGTGTTACCTTGTTGGTCTTCCAGCCCAGAGCAGCCAGGAAGGCGAGGACCAGCACAGAGAGACCGCCGGCTCCAGCAAAACCAATAACGTGACTGAAGAACACCGAGAATATGGACAGACCCAACAGCATGAGAGTCCTCTTCAACACTAGGTCCCCCTGCACACAACGGTCCAACAGTTTCATAACATGTACATTTAAGACGGTATGAAACATGacgcccgggtagctcagttggtagagcaagCACCGTCCTCACCTGGTCTTTGCCGGGGACACAGCACAGTAACAGACCCAGGATTAGTCCGGCTATCACCCCCCCTACCACCTCCAGCAGACCCTTCAGGATGTTCATCCAAG from Etheostoma cragini isolate CJK2018 unplaced genomic scaffold, CSU_Ecrag_1.0 ScbMSFa_4049, whole genome shotgun sequence includes these protein-coding regions:
- the LOC117941027 gene encoding sodium/hydrogen exchanger 9B2-like, whose protein sequence is MNILKGLLEVVGGVIAGLILGLLLCCVPGKDQGDLVLKRTLMLLGLSIFSVFFSHVIGFAGAGGLSVLVLAFLAALGWKTNK